In the genome of Physeter macrocephalus isolate SW-GA unplaced genomic scaffold, ASM283717v5 random_102, whole genome shotgun sequence, one region contains:
- the PEX6 gene encoding peroxisome biogenesis factor 6 isoform X5, giving the protein MALAVLRVLDPFPTETPPLAVLLPTGGPWPAAGLGLVLALRPAGESPAGPALLVAALEGPGAGTEEQGPGPPQLLVSRALLRLLALGSGAWVRARPVRRPPALGWALLGTSSGPGLGPRVGPLLVRRGETLPVPGPRVLETRPALQGLLGPGTRLAVTELRGQAKLGPETEDSSRPPPPPVVSSFAASGTVRRLRGVLGGTGDALGVSRSCLRSLSLFQGEWVWVTRAGESSNTSQPHLATVQVLEPRWDLCERLGPSSGQLGEPLADGLALVPATLAFNLGCDPLEVGELKIQRYLEGSSTPEDKGSCSVLPGPPFAKELHIEIVSSPHYSTNGTYDHVLYRHFQTPRAVQEGDVLCVPTVGQVEILEGSPEKLPRWREMFFKVKKTVGEAPDGPTRAYVADTTHTSLYLVGSTLSLVPRLPSGESTPWSSLSPPGLEGLVTELCAALKPRLQPGGALLTGTGSVLLRGPPGSGKTTAVAAACSCLGLHLLKVPCSSLCADSSGAVETKLQATFSRAGRCRPVVLLLTAVDLLGRDRDGLGEDARVVATLRRLLLDEDPLTSCPPLMVVATTSRARDLPVDVQTAFPHELEVPVLSEGQRLSILRALTAHLPLGQEVNLAQLARRCAGFVVGDLYALLTHSSRAACTRIKNSGWAGGLSEEDEGELCAAGFPLLAEDFGQALEQLQSAHSQAVGAPKIPLVSWHDVGGLQEVKKEILETIQLPLEHPELLSLGLRRSGLLLHGPPGTGKTLLAKAVATECSLTFLSVKGPELINMYVGQSEENVRQDPPGLPCPVGPSLS; this is encoded by the exons ATGGCGCTGGCAGTCTTGCGGGTCCTGGATCCCTTCCCGACGGAGACACCCCCGTTGGCGGTGCTGCTGCCAACCGGGGGCCCGTGGCCTGCGGCGGGGCTGGGCCTGGTGCTGGCTCTGCGGCCTGCTGGGGAGAGCCCGGCAGGGCCGGCGCTGCTAGTGGCCGCCCTGGAGGGACCGGGCGCAGGCACCGAAGAGCAGGGGCCGGGGCCTCCGCAGCTGCTGGTGAGCCGCGCGCTGCTGCGGCTCCTGGCCCTGGGCTCCGGGGCATGGGTGCGGGCGCGGCCGGTGCGGCGGCCCCCGGCGCTAGGCTGGGCGCTGCTCGGCACCTCGTCTGGGCCCGGGCTCGGACCGAGAGTCGGGCCGTTGCTGGTGAGGCGCGGAGAGACCCTGCCAGTACCCGGACCGCGGGTGCTGGAGACACGGCCGGCGTTACAAGGGTTACTGGGCCCAGGGACGCGACTAGCTGTGACTGAGCTCCGTGGGCAGGCCAAACTGGGTCCGGAGACTGAGGACAGCAgccggcccccacccccgccggtgGTGTCCTCCTTCGCGGCCTCTGGCACAGTCCGGCGACTCCGGGGAGTTCTGGGAGGGACTGGAGATGCACTGGGGGTGAGCCGGAGCTGTCTCCGTAGCCTCAGCCTCTTCCAGGGCGAATGGGTGTGGGTGACCCGGGCTGGAGAGTCATCGAACACTTCCCAGCCACACTTGGCCACGGTGCAGGTCCTAGAGCCTCGCTGGGACCTCTGTGAAAGGCTGGGACCCAGCTCTGGGCAGCTGGGAGAGCCCCTCGCTGACGGACTGGCCCTCGTGCCTGCTACTCTGGCTTTTAACCTCGGCTGTGATCCCCTGGAGGTGGGAGAGCTTAAAATTCAG AGATACTTGGAGGGCTCCAGCACCCCTGAAGACAAAGGAAGCTGCTCAGTGCTGCCTGGGCCTCCGTTTGCCAAAGAGTTACACATCGAAATTGTGTCCTCTCCTCACTACAGCACTAATGGAACTTATGACCATGTTCTTTACCGGCACTTTCAGACACCCAG GGCAGTCCAGGAAGGGGATGTTCTGTGTGTGCCAACAGTCGGGCAAGTAGAGATCCTGGAAGGAAGCCCAGAGAAACTGCCCAG GTGGCGGGAGatgttttttaaagtgaagaaaacagTTGGGGAAGCTCCGGATGGGCCAACCAGGGCCTATGTAGCCGACACCACCCACACCTCCTTGTACTTG GTGGGTTCTACCCTGAGCCTTGTTCCAAGGCTCCCTTCAGGTGAATCCACTCCCTGGAGCAGCTTGTCTCCTCCAGGCCTGGAGGGCTTGGTGACCGAGCTCTGTGCTGCCCTGAAGCCTCGCCTCCAGCCAGG GGGTGCCCTGCTGACAGGAACAGGCAGTGTCCTTCTACGGGGCCCGCCGGGCAGTGGGAAGACCACTGCAGTTGCTGCCGCCTGCAGCTGCCTCGGGCTCCACTTACTGAAG GTGCCCTGCTCCAGCCTCTGTGCAGACAGCAGTGGGGCTGTGGAGACAAAACTGCAGGCCACTTTCTCCCGGGCCGGGCGCTGCCGGCCTGTGGTTCTGTTGCTGACAGCCGTGGACCTGCTGGGCCGGGACCGTGATGGGCTAGGCGAGGACGCCCGTGTGGTGGCCACACTGCGTCGCCTCCTTCTGGATGAAGACCCCCTCACCAG CTGCCCTCCCCTGATGGTCGTGGCCACCACAAGCCGGGCCCGGGACCTTCCTGTGGATGTGCAGACAGCGTTTCCTCACGAGCTGGAGGTGCCTGTGCTGTCAGAGGGGCAGCGGCTCAGCATCCTGCGGGCCCTCACTGCCCACCTCCCGCTGGGCCAAGAGGTGAACCTGGCGCAGCTGGCACGGCGGTGTGCA GGCTTTGTGGTAGGGGATCTCTATGCCCTTTTGACCCACAGCAGCCGGGCAGCCTGCACCAGGATCAAGAACTCGGG CTGGGCCGGTGGCTTGAGTGAGGAGGATGAGGGGGAGCTGTGTGCTGCTGGCTTTCCTCTCCTGGCTGAGGACTTCGGGCAGGCGCTGGAGCAGCTGCAGTCAGCTCACTCCCAGGCCGTCGGAGCCCCCAAG ATCCCCCTGGTGTCCTGGCACGATGTGGGTGGGCTGCAGGAGGTGAAGAAGGAGATTCTGGAGACTATTCAGCTCCCTCTAGAGCACCCTGAGCTGCTGAGCCTGGGCCTGAGGCGCTCTGGCCTTCTGCTCCACGGGCCCCCTGGCACGGGCAAGACCCTCCTGGCCAAGGCAGTAGCCACTGAGTGCAGCCTTACCTTCCTCAG CGTGAAGGGGCCCGAGCTGATCAACATGTACGTGGGCCAAAGCGAGGAGAATGTACGGCAAG AcccccctgggcttccctgtcCTGTGGGCCCTTCTCTCTCCTAA